The Muntiacus reevesi chromosome 7, mMunRee1.1, whole genome shotgun sequence genome includes a region encoding these proteins:
- the LOC136172521 gene encoding olfactory receptor 6E1-like, producing MRKSIPTCHTNPVPISLEEDKVSKLRSECPQIPRTSRLLKPHTSEWSFPADARGATGNHTAVTEFILRGLSDACELQALLFLGLLLTYLLTLLGNLLIVVLTLTDRRLHTPMYYFLRNFAVLEIWFTSVIFPKMLTNILTGNRTISLAGCFLQSFLYFFLGTREFFLLAVMSFDRYVAICNPLHYVTIMSKRVCVQLVLSSWVTGFFIIIVPTFFTFQQPFCGPNIIDHFFCDNFPLLELVCADTSLIELLGFILANVSLLGTLSVTATCYGHILHTILHIPSAKERRKAFSTCSSHIVVVSLFYGGCIFMYVRSGKGGQGEDRNKVVALLNTVVTPVLNPFIYTLRNKQVKQVFREQVNKLF from the coding sequence ATCCGAGTGTCCTCAGATCCCCAGGACATCACGACTCCTGAAGCCGCACACCTCTGAGTGGTCATTCCCAGCAGATGCCAGAGGAGCCACGGGGAACCACACCGCTGTCACCGAGTTCATCCTGCGGGGGCTCTCAGACGCCTGTGAGCTGCAGGCGCTCCTCTTCCTGGGGCTCCTCCTGACCTACCTGCTCACTCTACTGGGGAACCTCCTCATCGTGGTCCTCACCCTCACGGACAGgcgcctccacacccccatgtactactTCCTCCGCAACTTTGCTGTCCTAGAGATCTGGTTCACCTCGGTCATCTTCCCCAAGATGCTGACCAACATCCTGACAGGAAACAGGACCATCTCCCTGGCAGGCTGTTTCCTACaaagttttctctatttcttcctgggCACCAGAGAGTTCTTCCTACTGGCAGTGATGTCCTTTGACAGGTATGTGGCCATATGCAACCCCTTGCATTATGTCACCATCATGAGCAAAAGAGTCTGTGTCCAGCTAGTTCTTTCTTCTTGGGTCAcaggattctttatcatcattGTTCCAACTTTCTTCACATTTCAGCAGCCATTCTGTGGTCCCAATATCATTgatcatttcttctgtgacaaCTTTCCACTCCTGGAACTCGTATGTGCAGACACAAGTCTGATCGAGCTTCTGGGTTTTATCCTGGCCAACGTCAGCCTACTGGGCACTCTGTCCGTGACGGCCACCTGCTATGGCCACATCCTCCACACCATCCTTCACATCCCCTCAGCCAAGGAGAGGCGGAAAGCCTTCTCAACCTGCTCCTCCCACATCGTTGTCGTCTCTCTCTTCTATGGCGGCTGCATCTTCATGTATGTCCGGTCGGGCAAGGGCGGCCAGGGGGAGGACAGGAACAAGGTGGTGGCCTTGCTCAACACCGTGGTGACCCCAGTGCTCAATCCCTTCATCTACACCCTGAGGAACAAACAGGTGAAGCAGGTGTTTAGGGAGCAGGTGAACAAGCTCTTCTAA